In one window of Mytilus trossulus isolate FHL-02 chromosome 7, PNRI_Mtr1.1.1.hap1, whole genome shotgun sequence DNA:
- the LOC134725837 gene encoding leucine-rich melanocyte differentiation-associated protein-like has translation MADEVEEKVNPEIKEDEAIEQFQNGQLSYIGQNEECIPTYLAEKYSSITKRFDLSFNQLKSLSDLERFQNLEELVLDNNRLSDDVVFPRLNHLHTLTLNKNCITDLYHLLDNLAENVPSLTYLSLLGNLACPNQLSSPDNDEEDYQRYRYYVLYKLPKLKFLDSTPVKQEELLTAKEKGAFMKVIKAEESELISDPKISPETDDSNYSPLPQSARNADQHSAAWGKSKYVYYGNHSEGNRFIRNPDL, from the exons ATGGCAGACGAAGTTGAAGAGAAAGTAAACCCAGAGATAAAAGAAGATGAAGCAATAGAACAGTTTCAAAATGGACAG CTGTCTTATATTGGACAAAATGAAGAATGCATTCCAACTTATCTTGCTGAAAAATATTCATCTATTACAAAGAGATTTGATCTGAGTTTTAACCAGTTGAA gtcaTTATCCGATTTAGAAAGATTTCAGAATTTAGAGGAACTAGTTCTGGATAACAACAGATTAAGTGATGATGTAGTATTTCCTCGTTTAAACCATCTTCACACACTCACACTGAACAAAAATTGT ATAACAgatttatatcatttgttaGACAACCTTGCAGAAAATGTTCCATCATTAACCTATTTAAGTCTATTGGGGAACTTAGCATGTCCAAACCAGTTATCTAGTCCTGACAATGATGAAGAAGATTACCAAAGATACAg gtattatgtattatataagTTACCAAAACTAAAGTTCTTAGACTCCACACCAGTCAAACAAGAGGAGTTACTCACAGCCAAAGAGAAAGGTGCTTTTATGAAAGTCATCAAGGCAGAGGAAAGTGAG CTGATTTCTGACCCAAAAATATCACCTGAGACAGATGATTCAAATTACAGTCCACTTCCACAGTCTGCACGTAATGCTGATCAGCATTCAG CTGCCTGGGGGAAAAGTAAATATGTTTACTATGGCAACCATTCAGAGGGAAACAGATTTATCAGAAACCCTGACCTTTAA
- the LOC134725836 gene encoding histone acetyltransferase KAT8-like, whose protein sequence is MADLKNPEILENHDFNVQIPLRRLSNGEILNNMSVNETNGDKNGHGESDVPDLGDHYLVRRSDGTWHAAEIIQTRLTDMVEGKHEFYVHYEGFNRRLDEWVTMTRFDLNNKLEDHCKIKDVSITMTDLTDDRKITRNQKRKHDEINHVQKTYAEMDPTTAALEKEHEAITKVKYIDKIQIGRYEIDAWYFSPYPEEYGKQSKLWVCEYCLKYMKLEKSYRYHQTQCIFRHPPGKEIYRKGTISVFEVDGKESKIYCQNLCLMAKLFLDHKTLYFDVEPFMFYILTEVDRFGCHLVGYFSKEKESPDGNNVACILTLPPFQRKGYGKFLIAFSYELSKLEGSVGSPEKPLSDLGKLSYRSYWSWVLLEILRDFRGTLSVRDLSQMTSITQHDIISTLQSMNMVKYWKGQHVICVTPKLVEEHLKSAQYKRPVLPVDNGCLRWDPLKRPAKMIKK, encoded by the exons ATGGCGGATTTGAAAAATCcagaaattttagaaaatcatGACTTTAATGTACAAATACCTTTACGAAGACTTTCAAATGgagaaatattgaataatatgTCTGTAAATGAAACTAATGGAGACAAGAATGGACATGGAGAAAGCGATGTTCCTGATTTGGGAGATCACTACCTTGTTCGAAGATCTGATGGAACTTGGC atgCAGCAGAGATAATACAAACTAGACTTACTGACATGGTGGAAGGCAAACATGAATTTTATGTACACTATGAAGGAT TTAACAGAAGACTGGATGAATGGGTAACCATGACTAGATTTGATCTCAACAACAAACTTGAGGACCATTGTAAAATAAAGGATGTTTCTATCACAATGACAGATCTCACAGACGATCGTAAGATAACAAGAAACCAGAAAAGGAAACATGATGAAATCAATCATGTTCAAAAG ACCTATGCCGAGATGGACCCTACTACAGCTGCACTAGAGAAAGAACATGAAGCT ATAACAAAAGTGAAATATATAGATAAGATCCAGATTGGTAGATATGAGATAGATGCTTGGTACTTTTCTCCCTACCCTGAGGAGTATGGTAAACAGTCCAAGCTCTGGGTCTGTGAATATTGTCTTAAATACATGAAGTTAGAGAAATCATACAGATATCACCAG ACACAATGTATTTTCCGACATCCACCTGGCAAGGAAATCTATAGAAAAGGTACTATATCAGTGTTTGAAGTGGATGGAAAAGAAAGCAAG aTTTATTGTCAGAATCTGTGTTTAATGGCTAAACTGTTTCTGGACCACAAGACATTATATTTTGATGTGGAACcatttatgttttacatacTGACAGAGGTTGACCGGTTTGGATGTCACCTAGTTGGTTATTTCTCCAAG gaAAAGGAATCACCTGATGGGAACAATGTTGCTTGTATTTTAACCTTACCTCCATTTCAAAGGAAAGGTTATGGGAAATTTCTGATAGCATTCA GCTATGAGTTATCCAAGTTAGAAGGCTCAGTAGGGTCTCCAGAAAAGCCATTGTCAGACCTGGGTAAACTTAGTTACAGAAGCTACTGGTCATGGGTACTGTTAGAAATACTCAGGGATTTTAGAGGAACCCTGTCAGTTAGGGATTTGag cCAGATGACCAGTATCACACAGCATGACATCATAAGCACACTACAATCAATGAACATGGTCAAGTATTGGAAGGGACAACACGTCATTTGTGTCACACCAAAACTTGTCGAAGAGCATCTCAAAAGTGCACAATACAAACGTCCTGTTCTTCCTGTAGACAATGGCTGCCTTCGATGGGATCCGCTAAAAAGACCCGCTAAAATGATCAAGAAATGA
- the LOC134725838 gene encoding serine-enriched protein-like: protein MNRCESTLALIDFEQVQQDDYSSGYESTPSDSESSTLTKKPQNNRLIPISYNRDPVKIKEKMSYRNTQTLTEQLKVISSIPELCDVTFEVGSEKVKVHGVKAILGTRSRVLYNLILKKQKEAEFQRKADKKDKKRKTSVQSDKVIIVVKKYEPEDFRMIIQFIHSGSVDINSSCVAGLLCGAAQFGLDDLERACWDFINHSVKSGTISKIIPAAKRYSHHITGQQLLEKTFSLSEQSVDL from the coding sequence atgaatagatGTGAATCCACTCTGGCTTTAATTGATTTTGAACAAGTACAACAGGATGACTATTCATCTGGATACGAATCCACACCATCAGACTCAGAGTCATCCACATTAACCAAGAAACCTCAGAATAACAGACTGATACCTATCAGTTACAACAGGGACCCAGTCAAGATCAAAGAGAAGATGAGCTACAGAAATACACAAACTCTGacagaacaattgaaggtcatCTCATCCATACCAGAACTTTGTGATGTTACATTTGAAGTGGGTTCAGAAAAGGTCAAAGTTCATGGTGTCAAGGCCATCTTGGGAACAAGAAGCAGAGTGCTGTACAATCTTATCTTAAAGAAACAGAAAGAAGCTGAATTTCAGAGAAAAGCTGATAAAAAAGACAAGAAAAGGAAAACTTCAGTTCAATCAGACAAAGTGATCATTGTTGTGAAGAAGTATGAACCAGAGGACTTCAGAATGATCATACAGTTCATACACAGTGGTTCTGTGGACATCAACAGTTCATGTGTAGCTGGACTTTTATGTGGTGCAGCACAATTTGGTTTGGATGACCTTGAAAGAGCATGCTGGGACTTTATCAACCATTCTGTTAAATCAGGGACCATCTCAAAGATTATACCAGCTGCCAAGAGATACAGTCATCATATAACTGGACAACAACTCCTAGAGAAGACATTCAGTTTATCAGAGCAAAGTGTTGACCTTTGA
- the LOC134725839 gene encoding ubiquitin-conjugating enzyme E2-17 kDa-like: MALRIINKQFQQLWQEIPEEFGFTAGPLEDDLLHWQASLLGPADSPYSSGRFFLRLDFTTDFPFKPPKILFQTKIYHPNVTEDGKICADFLTEWKPSFSIGYILQAIQSLLLFPNADNPAAPEVAKEFLDNKEQFEKTAVEWTKSYAVE; this comes from the exons CAATTTCAGCAATTATGGCAAGAAATTCCAGAAGAGTTTGGATTTACAGCAGGCCCTTTAGAAGATGACT TATTACACTGGCAAGCCTCATTATTAGGACCT GCAGACTCACCCTATAGTAGTGGTAGATTTTTTTTGAGATTAGATTTTACCACGGACTTTCCCTTTAAGCCACCAAAG ATATTATTCCAGACCAAAATATATCATCCCAATGTAACAGAAGATGGTAAAATATGTGCTGACTTCCTGACGGAGTGGAAACCATCATTCTCTATTGGATATA ttttacAAGCCATACAGTCTTTACTTTTGTTCCCTAATGCAGATAATCCTGCTGCACCAGAAGTAGCAAAAGAATTTCTTGATAATAAAGAACAATTTGAGAAAACTGCAGTAGAATGGACTAAATCTTATGCCGTAGAATGA